The Malus domestica chromosome 17, GDT2T_hap1 genome contains the following window.
GAAGCAGTGATTGGTGAAGAATTGGGCAGAAAGCATGAACTTGATGGGGAAAGGTGACGCTGCCCGCTGCATTTTCCCCCTCACCGGTTTGCAAATTGGGTAACTTTCTTCAAAATTCAGCATTTACTACTTCAATTTTTATTCtttggttttaatttaattaatttgtttaaattctCAAATGCCCTTTTTGTTTTGATCCTACATGCACAGTTTTTCTGTGCGAGAATTGGGTTTTATGAGAAATTTAATTGCATGACaatcttttttctttaaattttcagCTCTGGTGAGTGTTTATTTGTTAAGATTGTAGTTTAGTATTGCTAAATACAGAGAAAACTTTATGCTTTTTCATGTTCTGAAAcattgttttgggttttttttgttctttttgtgTGAATAATGAAGTGATGTGGTTTGTGCTTTGTGATTGCAGAGACTTGCAGTCTTATCTTTCGGATCTTAGCCTTTTCCTGGCCCTCGAAAGCAAGAAATTCTATATCTTGGTGGACAATCGGCCATGGCTGGGCGACCTAGGTTCGCGGTCAGCACACTTGTGGCAATTGATGGTTACCAAGGTCAATCTATAGTCACCACACTCTTATTGATGTTCAActtatttgtttttcaattctACTTTACGGAGAATCAAAGTTTatattggtttgatttttcagtCAAGGTTGTCTCCTTTTGCAAACACTAAGGCGCGGAAGGTGAGAACAGAAGGAAATGATGCTTGCCCCAGACCAAAGACTGCAAAACCAAAGAAGCTTGCTAGGTGGTTCTCATTAATCAAGCATCAGAAGAAGGTGTTGTTACCTGTAAAGAAGCTGCAGAGATCTTTGCTTCTAAGAAGGGAGTTACATAGGACCTTGTATGGTTTTATTGTATTCGAAGTTGCATGGAGCAATGTTCGAGGTATCAATTACATCAATGAGCTTCAGGTATCACCCCCTTTCTATATCCTTGAACAGTTGTTTGTAGTCCTTTGTAAGTGCCCGTGTTCTATGGTTCATGTGTTCTTTGCAGACTGATACGTCGCTGGCTATAGAGGCTAAATCCATGCAAAGATGGGAATTTGACAGTATTGCTCAAGCTGCAAGCTGCATATCTTCGTGGTTCTCAGGAACAATCTCTGAGCAGCTACAGTTAAAAGAGCATCTGAATTCTTCCGTAGGTAGTATTCTTTGCCCTCATGATTCCTATTTTTGTGGTCTTCATGTTAATAACTTTATGACATgggctttttttcttttggcataTGAGCATGAGATTTCTGTACCTGTAGTCAGAATGTGGGGATGTCTTTAGTGGTCATGTTTGGTTAGTCAAAACAAATAGTGCAGCATTGAAAATggtaaaaatttggaaatttattTGGGGCTGCTATAGCTTAATTGTTTCGCGATATATGttcctttaaagaaaaaaatattattactcTGCCGTGCACTGAACCGCAAGGCGTGAAGTATTCATCTTTGCTTGAATCTGTATGATTTTGCTTGAGAGTGAAATTCTGTGATATGCATGATGATTTGAAGGTTATAAAATTCTAACACCGGCTGGAATGGAAGCCACTAGAATGTGAGATGATCTAGAGACACTGTTTAATTTACTTGGATAATCTTCTTATAGCATAGGGACTTGGGATCCCTTGAAGCTCACAAGGAGAAGTTCGAGAAGTTCTTTTTGAACATTTTTCCTTTGTTGGTTTATTAGGAAATTTGGATAAACATATATTTGGAGAATTTCTCTATCTGCACAAAGTGTTATACTGTGCTAAGTGATGGCTGCTGAAACTACTGTGTTTCTTCTACTACCAGTTGAAATGAGGATTCTatgatttcatttaatttttattaacatTTCCAGGAGAAGTTTTCTATGATGCTGAAGAGTTTCCAGAGACAGAAACTATGGCGGTTGTTGATGACAATATCTGTCACAATAATCTGCCCACTGGGGAAGATTCTCTCCACTGCCTTAGTCGCAACTTTAGTGTTCATTCTGATATCTGTGAAAATAGGGCCGGTGTACCGCATTCACCGCCTCCACCTACTGGACCCTATAAGAGAAGGAAAATAACAGCGTGTATTAGTGCTGGAGTTGAAGTAGATACTTATTCAGAGGAAGTGCAAAGCCCTGCCTGTGACTCTGAAAGTTCTGAGACGTATAAATGTTACTTTGAAGAAGAAATGCAAAACTCTGAGACTTATTCCTGTTACTGTGGAGATGAAATGCAAAACTCTGAGACCAATACCTGTGATTCTGAAGATGAGATACCGGTGACTGCGAGGGCCTATATCAGTGATTCTGAAGGTGCTGTTAAAGCTACTCCGTTCAGCAAAGAAGCTATACCTGTAACTGTCAATACCTATACTAGTGATTGTCAAGATGCTGTTGAATCTACCCAGTACAGGGATGTGCTGATTTTGTTCAGGTTCAATCACCGTGACCTCCCATTTAAACTAAGAGAAATAATAATGTCTGATCTCCGGTTGCTGACTTTGCTTGAGGCCGGGCTTCCATCTTGGGTTATCTTCCTTCAGTCATACCCTGGGTTTTGCCATATCTATCGCCCATGGATGTGCCCTCTGGCAAGAGCATTGTATGTGCTGATCTCAGTTGTCactgttttaattggattttaTGACCTATACAAAAATGTTCCAGTTCTCAAGGCAACTGCATCTCGTCTTTGTGGGCCTCTATTTGATTGGATAGAGACCTGGTCGATGATATCAAGGATTAAGTACTTGGGAACAATGCTATTTCTACACCACTCTCAGAAAGTTGTTCAGTGGTTTCTGGCAATCAGGAGTACCACGCGATCCTTTTTTTCAGTTCTAGCTCAGCCATTGATAGAACCTCTTGTGGAGTGTTTTGGATTCCTCCTTCCAGTATGgaacatgcttattgatgtaTTAGAGAGCCTCTTTTCAGTCATTTGGATTCTGATTGGATCTTCATGCAGTCTAGTCGGGAATCTGATTGAGGTTTTAGTGTTTCCAATATGGTTTGTCCTGTCAGCCATCTGGAGCATTGGTAGGTCATGCAATTCTTTGGATTACCCATCTATTGATTCAAATAGTCAATGGCGTTGTACAATTTTAAAAATCTTCTATTAAGTGCATGTACTCTTGTTTGCGTTTTGTTGCAGGAACTTCCATTGTATATCCTATATTTTGGATTCTATGGGAAGTACTGTATGCTCCGGTTCGCATGGTCCTTTCACTAGCCAATGTTATAGTTTTTATTGGTGCATGCATATATGATACACTTCGAGATATCTGGCAAGTTATTTGCAGCATATTCAAGTTTGCTTCAGCTTCTCAGGCAACTGTGAAAACGGTTGAAGTTTCCATATGGCGTTCACTTTGGAATGACCTCTTTTCTCAGGTTGGAAGTTAAAAAGTATAAATGTAGTTTCTACTTTTTAACAATGTCGCTAGATGGTTTTATTGATCACCATTCTCTTCTTTTTGGGTTTCAGGTTTTCCGAGCTGTCAGGAGTATATTAAATGGTTTTGTTGCATTCTTCATAGCTTGTAACAGGCATCGCCTTAGGTATGCTGTTCTTTTCTTTAGCGTGAATATCTTGTTTAGTGATCTTCATTTTTCTGCTCTGGGATGCATACACATTTGCCGTGGTTTCTTAGGCCATCATTAGACCTTATCAGTACAAAGTTCCTTTAAGAACAGTGTTGTCGTTAAGTTGCTAGTTGTTTGAGAGACAATAAAACTACCAGGTCAAATGTAAAACTCCGACCCATGCTCCTCAGGCATTGTTCCTGTCCTTCCAGATTCTGGGGTTATGCTAAATATTAGCTTTCTTACC
Protein-coding sequences here:
- the LOC103404952 gene encoding uncharacterized protein, with the translated sequence MNLMGKGDAARCIFPLTGLQIGDLQSYLSDLSLFLALESKKFYILVDNRPWLGDLGSRSAHLWQLMVTKSRLSPFANTKARKVRTEGNDACPRPKTAKPKKLARWFSLIKHQKKVLLPVKKLQRSLLLRRELHRTLYGFIVFEVAWSNVRGINYINELQTDTSLAIEAKSMQRWEFDSIAQAASCISSWFSGTISEQLQLKEHLNSSVGEVFYDAEEFPETETMAVVDDNICHNNLPTGEDSLHCLSRNFSVHSDICENRAGVPHSPPPPTGPYKRRKITACISAGVEVDTYSEEVQSPACDSESSETYKCYFEEEMQNSETYSCYCGDEMQNSETNTCDSEDEIPVTARAYISDSEGAVKATPFSKEAIPVTVNTYTSDCQDAVESTQYRDVLILFRFNHRDLPFKLREIIMSDLRLLTLLEAGLPSWVIFLQSYPGFCHIYRPWMCPLARALYVLISVVTVLIGFYDLYKNVPVLKATASRLCGPLFDWIETWSMISRIKYLGTMLFLHHSQKVVQWFLAIRSTTRSFFSVLAQPLIEPLVECFGFLLPVWNMLIDVLESLFSVIWILIGSSCSLVGNLIEVLVFPIWFVLSAIWSIGTSIVYPIFWILWEVLYAPVRMVLSLANVIVFIGACIYDTLRDIWQVICSIFKFASASQATVKTVEVSIWRSLWNDLFSQVFRAVRSILNGFVAFFIACNRHRLSIYNHIQEFTQRFLDRTQRSQREVSRRYRRSRDSEFVRSKKEKQP